One part of the Aspergillus luchuensis IFO 4308 DNA, chromosome 5, nearly complete sequence genome encodes these proteins:
- a CDS encoding uncharacterized protein (COG:S;~EggNog:ENOG410PGXJ;~TransMembrane:7 (o20-38i50-68o74-95i107-131o151-169i181-198o218-237i)), with protein MMPNAGQHPTDPDILVVEAWGQGFLVGSLIVMIAITAANMKKGVLLHKLIVAELALALGHGTFIFLHAPAQSWYLSVTAVGLTISHSLHNVIAWMKIHGFFTPWGTRLYLITLLAAQPYWVVEIYANFAFFNRGQALYTTTRPLEPLFRDPWWIFTTCFLLYVIQRGYGCSLVQLIRISPRFGVMLLFMVISVVFAVVDMCATQVENRLGYPPGMEPFWKLAFVFKCLSDTIILDDFRSALDRLRYHYHPDGMPPQEATHARGRTTNRLVNCVPEASIKRPEPVCRPPDMV; from the exons ATGATGCCAAATGCTGGCCAGCATCCTACAGACCCGGATATCCTTGTCGTGGAGGCGTGGGGACAAGGATTCCTGGTGGGCTCCCTTATTGTCATGATTGCCATCACCGCGGCCAACATGAAGAAAGGGGTGCTCCTGCACAAACTCATCGTGGCAGAG CTCGCCCTGGCCCTCGGGCACGGAacgttcatctttctccatgCGCCTGCCCAGAGCTGGTATCTTTCGGTTACGGCCGTCGGTCTCACAATTTCGCATTCCCTCCACAACGTGATTGCATGGATGAAGATTCACGGCTTCTTCACCCCTTGGGGCACACGACTGTATCTGATCACCCTGCTGGCGGCCCAGCCGTACTGGGTCGTCGAGATTTATGCCAATTTTGCCTTTTTCAATCGGGGCCAGGCCTTATATACCACCACTCGGCCACTTGAGCCGCTGTTCCG GGACCCTTGGtggatcttcaccacctgctTTCTCCTGTACGTCATCCAGCGGGGCTATGGGTGTTCGCTGGTGCAGCTGATCCGCATCAGCCCACGGTTCGGCGTCATGCTCCTGTTCATGGTGATTTCTGTCGTgtttgcggtggtggacatgTGTGCGACCCAGGTCGAGAATCGCCTAGGCTACCCCCCGGGCATGGAGCCGTTCTGGAAG CTGGCGTTTGTTTTCAAGTGCCTGAGcgacaccatcatcttggatgacttCCGGAGCGCCCTGGATCGACTGCGCTATCACTATCACCCGGACGGTATGCCGCCGCAGGAGGCAACGCACGCTCGCGGTCGGACCACAAACCGGCTTGTGAACTGTGTACCCGAGGCGTCTATCAAACGCCCCGAGCCCGTATGTCGTCCACCGGACATGGTGTAA